From the genome of Candidatus Saccharimonadales bacterium:
CTAGCTACAAAACCCATCAGGTGTAATGTGATCGGTTTTCCTGTTTGATCTAGGCCTTCCAGGACAACGTCCTTAGAACGCATAACAGCGCCACAGATGTCCCCACAAGACCAACAGCCTTCACGTCCATTTACCTTTTCATCAGAATAAGACGTAATTTTAGGATTGATAATGGCTTGTAACTTTTGCTCTTTATTTGAGCCGTCAGCTGAAAGATCAATTGTTATGATTTGCTTGTTGATACCCAGTTGAACTGCCGCTAGCCCTACCATTTGACGCGTGTCCTCATCGTCATGGCCCTTTCCTGCTGAAAGCTGGATCATACGCCGTATGGTATCTTGAACATCAGGTAAAGTAATGTCGTCAACAAGCACTATGTTGGCTTTTTGATTTAAAAGCTGGTTGGTAGGTTCAACTAGGTCAATCATTTCTGGTCTAATAGTACCACTGATACATAACGTAAAAGATGTTATTGCGGTATATTTTTCTTGACACGGTATTCACTATGCTCTATCATTAAACCAAATGGTTGAATATAGATTACAGTTAGACACAATCTTTGGATCACTTGCCGATCCTACTCGTCGTGATATTCTGCAACGC
Proteins encoded in this window:
- the def gene encoding peptide deformylase, with the translated sequence MIDLVEPTNQLLNQKANIVLVDDITLPDVQDTIRRMIQLSAGKGHDDEDTRQMVGLAAVQLGINKQIITIDLSADGSNKEQKLQAIINPKITSYSDEKVNGREGCWSCGDICGAVMRSKDVVLEGLDQTGKPITLHLMGFVARIAQHEVDHLHGIRFPDRIPLDQPGRLHLVKPSEFEEYRKNWRDWSVLCPREKWEEMRSGVMVN